From Rissa tridactyla isolate bRisTri1 chromosome 7, bRisTri1.patW.cur.20221130, whole genome shotgun sequence, a single genomic window includes:
- the ATG9A gene encoding autophagy-related protein 9A isoform X1 translates to MAHFETQYQRLESSSTESPPGGGDLLVHVPEGAKSPWHHIENLDLFFSRVYNLHQKNGFTCMLIGEIFELMQFIFVVAFTTFLISCVDYDILFANKAVNHSQHPSEPIKVTLPDAFLPPNVCSARIQANSFLICILVIAGVFWIHRLVKFIYNICCYWEIHSFYINALKIPMSTLPYYTWQEVQARIVQIQKEHQICIHKKELTELDIYHRILRFKNYMVAMVNKSLLPIRFRLPLLGDTVFYTRGLKYNFELIFFWGPGSLFENEWSLKAEYKRAGNRLELAEKLSTRILLIGIANFLLCPLILIWQILYAFFSYTEILKREPGSLGARCWSLYGRCYLRHFNELDHELHSRLSKGYKPASKYMNCFISPLLTIVAKNVAFFAGSILAVLIALTIYDEDVLAVEHVLTTVTLLGVGITVCRSFIPDQHLVFCPEQLLRVILAHIHYMPDHWQGNAHRYETRDEFAQLFQYKAVFILEELLSPIITPLILIICLRPKSLDIVDFFRNFTVEVVGVGDTCSFAQMDVRQHGHPAWMSAGKTEASIYQQAEDGKTELSLMHFAITNPKWQPPRESTAFIGFLKERVHRDSSVALAQQAVLPENALFSSIQSLQSESEPHSLIANVIAGSSVLGFHMGRDGQASRHLSEVASALRSFSPLQSAQQPPSSFQTAGRDGEGAQPRGASAMTASGADARTVSSGSSAWEGQLQSMILSEYASTEMSLHALYMHELHKQHAQLEPERHTWHRRESDESGESAHEELDAQRGAPVPIPRSASYPFSSPRQPAEETATLQTGFQRRYGGITDPGTVHRAPSHFSRLPLGGWAEDGQSARHPEPVPEESSEDELPPQIHKV, encoded by the exons aTGGCCCACTTCGAGACGCAGTACCAGCGCCTGGAGAGCTCCTCCACCGAGTCACCCCCCGGCGGCGGCGACCTGCTCGTCCACGTCCCCGAAGGCGCCAAAT cTCCGTGGCATCACATCGAGAACCTTGACCTCTTCTTCTCTCGC GTCTATAACCTGCATCAGAAGAATGGCTTCACCTGCATGCTCATTGGAGAGATCTTTGAGCTCAT GCAGTTCATCTTTGTGGTGGCATTTACCACCTTTCTTATCAGCTGTGTTGATTACGACATCCTCTTTGCCAACAAAGCAGTAAATCACAGCCAGCATCCCAGTGAGCCCATTAAGGTGACTCTGCCAGATGCCTTCCTGCCTCCAAATGTCTGCAGCGCAAG AATCCAGGCAAACAGCTTCCTCATCTGCATCCTGGTGATAGCTGGGGTTTTCTGGATCCACCGACTTGTTAAATTTATCTACAACATTTGCTGCTACTGGGAGATTCACTCTTTCTACATCAATGCCCTCAAAATTCCCATG TCCACCTTGCCCTACTACACCTGGCAGGAGGTACAGGCCCGCATCGTGCAGATCCAGAAGGAGCACCAGATCTGCATCCACAAGAAGGAGCTGACAGAGCTGGACATCTACCACCGCATCCTCCGCTTCAAGAACTACATGGTGGCCATGGTGAACAAGTCACTGCTGCCCATCCGCTTCCGCCTACCCCTGCTGGGAGACACCGTCTTCTACACACGTGGGCTCAAGTACAACTTTGAGCTCATCTTCTTCTGGGGGCCCGGCTCCCTCTTTGAGAATGAGTGGAGCTTGAAGGCTGAGTACAAGCGGGCTGGGAACCGCCTGGAGCTGGCTGAGAAGCTCAGCACTCGCATCCTCTTGATTGGCATTGCTaacttcctcctctgccccctcaTCCTCATCTGGCAGATCCTCTACGCCTTCTTCAGCTACACAGAGATCCTGAAGCGGGAGCCAGGCAGCCTGGGTGCCCGCTGCTGGTCTCTCTACGGCCGCTGTTACCTCCGTCACTTCAACGAGCTGGATCACGAACTGCACTCACGCCTCAGCAAGGGGTACAAGCCAGCTTCCAAGTACATGAACTGCTTTATCTCCCCGCTTCTCACCATCGTGGCCAAGAACGTGGCCTTCTTTGCTGGCTCCATCCTGGCTGTGCTCATCGCTCTCACCATCTATGATGAGGACGTGCTGGCGGTCGAGCACGTCCTGACCACAGTCACCCTGCTCGGGGTGGGCATCACGGTGTGCAG GTCTTTCATCCCTGACCAGCACCTGGTGTtttgcccagagcagctgctgcGAGTCATCCTGGCACATATACACTACATGCCTGACCACTGGCAGGGCAATGCCCACCGCTACGAAACCAGGGATGAGTTTGCCCAGCTCTTCCAGTACAAAGCG GTCTTCATCCTGGAGGAGCTCCTGAGTCCCATCATTACCCCCCTCATCCTCATCATCTGCCTGCGTCCAAAGTCCTTGGACATCGTTGACTTCTTCCGCAACTTCACTGTGGAGGTGGTGGGTGTGGGCGACACCTGCTCCTTTGCCCAGATGGATGTGCGCCAGCATGGCCACCCAGCG TGGATGTCAGCAGGAAAGACGGAGGCCTCCATTTACCAGCAGGCCGAGGACGGCAAGACCGAGCTGTCCCTCATGCACTTTGCCATCACCAACCCCAAGTGGCAGCCGCCCCGCGAGAGCACGGCCTTCATCGGCTTCCTGAAGGAGCGGGTGCACCGGGACAGCAGCGTGGCGCTGGCTCAGCAGGCTGTGCTCCCCGAAAATGCGCTCTTCAGCTCCATCCAGTCCCTGCAGTCGGAGTCAgag CCTCACAGCCTGATTGCCAATGTGATAGCGGGCTCCTCAGTACTGGGCTTCCACATGGGCCGGGATGGACAGGCCTCCCGCCATCTCTCTGAAGTGGCCTCAGCCCTGCGTTCCTTCTCCCCGCTCCAGTctgcccagcagcctcccagcagcttccagacggcaggaagggatggagagggagcCCAGCCTCGGGGAGCCAGTGCCATGACGGCCTCTGG TGCTGATGCGAGGACCGTGAGCTCGGGGAGCAGCGCCTGGGAGGGTCAACTGCAGAGCATGATCCTGTCGGAGTACGCCTCCACCGAGATGAGTCTCCACGCACTCTACATGCATGAG TTGCACAAGCAGCATGCCCAGCTGGAGCCCGAGCGGCACACTTGGCACCGGCGAGAGAGTGACGAGAGCGGGGAGAGCGCCCATGAGGAGCTGGATGCTCAGCGGGGTGCCCCCGTCCCTATCCCTCGCTCTGCCAGCTACCCCTTCTCCTCGCCGCGGCAGCCTGCTGAAGAGACGGCCACGCTGCAGACCGGCTTCCAGCGGCGATACGGTGGCATCACAG ACCCAGGCACAGTACACAGAGCCCCATCACACTTCTCCCGCCTCCCTCTGGGAGGCTGGGCTGAGGATGGGCAGTCAGCGAGACACCCAGAGCCTGTGCCGGAGGAGAGCTCAGAGGATGAGCTTCCACCGCAGATCCACAAG GTATAG
- the ATG9A gene encoding autophagy-related protein 9A isoform X2 — protein sequence MGFEACTYILVQSPCSDGQHQKSTLPYYTWQEVQARIVQIQKEHQICIHKKELTELDIYHRILRFKNYMVAMVNKSLLPIRFRLPLLGDTVFYTRGLKYNFELIFFWGPGSLFENEWSLKAEYKRAGNRLELAEKLSTRILLIGIANFLLCPLILIWQILYAFFSYTEILKREPGSLGARCWSLYGRCYLRHFNELDHELHSRLSKGYKPASKYMNCFISPLLTIVAKNVAFFAGSILAVLIALTIYDEDVLAVEHVLTTVTLLGVGITVCRSFIPDQHLVFCPEQLLRVILAHIHYMPDHWQGNAHRYETRDEFAQLFQYKAVFILEELLSPIITPLILIICLRPKSLDIVDFFRNFTVEVVGVGDTCSFAQMDVRQHGHPAWMSAGKTEASIYQQAEDGKTELSLMHFAITNPKWQPPRESTAFIGFLKERVHRDSSVALAQQAVLPENALFSSIQSLQSESEPHSLIANVIAGSSVLGFHMGRDGQASRHLSEVASALRSFSPLQSAQQPPSSFQTAGRDGEGAQPRGASAMTASGADARTVSSGSSAWEGQLQSMILSEYASTEMSLHALYMHELHKQHAQLEPERHTWHRRESDESGESAHEELDAQRGAPVPIPRSASYPFSSPRQPAEETATLQTGFQRRYGGITDPGTVHRAPSHFSRLPLGGWAEDGQSARHPEPVPEESSEDELPPQIHKV from the exons ATGGGGTTTGAGGCTTGCACATATATCCTAGTCCAGAGTCCTTGCTCTGATGGACAACATCAAAAG TCCACCTTGCCCTACTACACCTGGCAGGAGGTACAGGCCCGCATCGTGCAGATCCAGAAGGAGCACCAGATCTGCATCCACAAGAAGGAGCTGACAGAGCTGGACATCTACCACCGCATCCTCCGCTTCAAGAACTACATGGTGGCCATGGTGAACAAGTCACTGCTGCCCATCCGCTTCCGCCTACCCCTGCTGGGAGACACCGTCTTCTACACACGTGGGCTCAAGTACAACTTTGAGCTCATCTTCTTCTGGGGGCCCGGCTCCCTCTTTGAGAATGAGTGGAGCTTGAAGGCTGAGTACAAGCGGGCTGGGAACCGCCTGGAGCTGGCTGAGAAGCTCAGCACTCGCATCCTCTTGATTGGCATTGCTaacttcctcctctgccccctcaTCCTCATCTGGCAGATCCTCTACGCCTTCTTCAGCTACACAGAGATCCTGAAGCGGGAGCCAGGCAGCCTGGGTGCCCGCTGCTGGTCTCTCTACGGCCGCTGTTACCTCCGTCACTTCAACGAGCTGGATCACGAACTGCACTCACGCCTCAGCAAGGGGTACAAGCCAGCTTCCAAGTACATGAACTGCTTTATCTCCCCGCTTCTCACCATCGTGGCCAAGAACGTGGCCTTCTTTGCTGGCTCCATCCTGGCTGTGCTCATCGCTCTCACCATCTATGATGAGGACGTGCTGGCGGTCGAGCACGTCCTGACCACAGTCACCCTGCTCGGGGTGGGCATCACGGTGTGCAG GTCTTTCATCCCTGACCAGCACCTGGTGTtttgcccagagcagctgctgcGAGTCATCCTGGCACATATACACTACATGCCTGACCACTGGCAGGGCAATGCCCACCGCTACGAAACCAGGGATGAGTTTGCCCAGCTCTTCCAGTACAAAGCG GTCTTCATCCTGGAGGAGCTCCTGAGTCCCATCATTACCCCCCTCATCCTCATCATCTGCCTGCGTCCAAAGTCCTTGGACATCGTTGACTTCTTCCGCAACTTCACTGTGGAGGTGGTGGGTGTGGGCGACACCTGCTCCTTTGCCCAGATGGATGTGCGCCAGCATGGCCACCCAGCG TGGATGTCAGCAGGAAAGACGGAGGCCTCCATTTACCAGCAGGCCGAGGACGGCAAGACCGAGCTGTCCCTCATGCACTTTGCCATCACCAACCCCAAGTGGCAGCCGCCCCGCGAGAGCACGGCCTTCATCGGCTTCCTGAAGGAGCGGGTGCACCGGGACAGCAGCGTGGCGCTGGCTCAGCAGGCTGTGCTCCCCGAAAATGCGCTCTTCAGCTCCATCCAGTCCCTGCAGTCGGAGTCAgag CCTCACAGCCTGATTGCCAATGTGATAGCGGGCTCCTCAGTACTGGGCTTCCACATGGGCCGGGATGGACAGGCCTCCCGCCATCTCTCTGAAGTGGCCTCAGCCCTGCGTTCCTTCTCCCCGCTCCAGTctgcccagcagcctcccagcagcttccagacggcaggaagggatggagagggagcCCAGCCTCGGGGAGCCAGTGCCATGACGGCCTCTGG TGCTGATGCGAGGACCGTGAGCTCGGGGAGCAGCGCCTGGGAGGGTCAACTGCAGAGCATGATCCTGTCGGAGTACGCCTCCACCGAGATGAGTCTCCACGCACTCTACATGCATGAG TTGCACAAGCAGCATGCCCAGCTGGAGCCCGAGCGGCACACTTGGCACCGGCGAGAGAGTGACGAGAGCGGGGAGAGCGCCCATGAGGAGCTGGATGCTCAGCGGGGTGCCCCCGTCCCTATCCCTCGCTCTGCCAGCTACCCCTTCTCCTCGCCGCGGCAGCCTGCTGAAGAGACGGCCACGCTGCAGACCGGCTTCCAGCGGCGATACGGTGGCATCACAG ACCCAGGCACAGTACACAGAGCCCCATCACACTTCTCCCGCCTCCCTCTGGGAGGCTGGGCTGAGGATGGGCAGTCAGCGAGACACCCAGAGCCTGTGCCGGAGGAGAGCTCAGAGGATGAGCTTCCACCGCAGATCCACAAG GTATAG